The sequence below is a genomic window from Chondrinema litorale.
TAATTTTAGATAATGCCCGGCATGGAACGCCCGATATCAGCACTGTGATTGGATAAAGAAAGAAGCTAAAATACTTGCAGTCGCATGGAATATTAAGCTGGTGTACCTACCATCTTACTCATCCAACTTAAATATGATTGAAAGACTTTGGCCACCATGGAATGGAAATATATGAAGAAGCAACTGGCCAAGAGCTACTTCAATACTGAAAAAGCATTTGAGGCTACAATTGTAGAATTACTAGAGTATAGCAACTCAGAGGAATTTTCAGCAAAGTTTGACAGTCTATTCTCTCTCAAATTTCAATCATTTGAAAAATCACTAATCTTGGCGTGTTAATGTATATTTATTGTGGGCTTTTATACTGCAGGTAAAGCTACAACATGGGTGTATTCCTTCATCACGTCTCCTTTTAATGCTACACTTTGGGTGTTTTTCCACTTAAGGAGTCCTTTTTTGTGGTTAATGCTACACTTTGGGTGTAAAGAATAACATTTAAGCACCCTTCTTGTAAGTTTTTTAGCACTTTTCATAATGGATTGACTATCAAACATTCTTCTAAAGCTACAACTTGGGTGTTTGTTTAGTTCATAGCAGGCTTTTAAAGCAATTGCTACACTTTGGGTGCAGTCATGATTAAGCTACTTGTAGCTTTAAAACTATTTGCTACATACTTTAATAATTGTAGCTTTATACCTACCTTTAGCAATAATTAATTTTAATTAGAAGATATGTCAATTAAAAAGAATTCTCTTATTGTTAAAAGCAATGATCTGATTAACTCAAGATACAGTCTTTCTGTGTCTGAAATGCGTTTAATCTTACTCATGGTTTCTCAGGTTAGCAAAGATGATGAGGATTTTAAGACATATCGAGTGCAAATTAAAGACTTTATAGAGAGTACTGGCAAAAAAAAGAACTCGCAAAATTTATATTCTAGAGCTAAAGAATATTCCAAACAGTTAATGAAGCGTGTGTTGGAAATTCCGCAAGAAAATGGCACCCATTTGCAAGTTACTTTTCTAAGTAGTGCCTTATATTATCCTGGCCAAGGATACGTAGACTTAAGGTTCGATCCTTCTCTTAAACCTTATCTATTACAATTAAAGAGTCGTTTTACCTCTTATGATATTCGAAATGTACTTTCGCTAAGAAGCTTCCATTCCATCAGAATTTATGAACTTTTAAAACAGTACGAAAAAATCGGAAACAGAACCTTTAAAGTAGATGAGCTAAAAGAAATACTCAATATTGCAGATAATTATAGCAACTATAATCTTTTTAAAAGACGCGTAATTGAACAAGCGCAGAAAGAGCTTACAAAAAATTGTGATATCACTTTTCAGTTCGAAGAGATTAAACTTGGAAGAAAAGTGGTTGAAGTAAAATTTACGATTATTCAACAGCGTACTAACCTCAATGAAATTATACCTATCCTCTCCCCTACTCAATCTACTCAAGACCCTGATTTGATAAAGGAGGAATTAATGCAAATGGGTATTAGTGGCGAAGATGCTAAATTGATTGTAGATCAGCAGAAAAAAGACCCTGTATACCTCAGAGAGTTAATACAAGAAACACAGCGAAAGTTTGAAGCTGGAAAAGTTAAAAATACTGGTGCATATCTGGCAAAGCTTATTAGTACTGAAGCTCAAGTTAACTCAAAGTACCAAAAACAGGCAGTTGAAACTCAAAAGAAAAAAGAGGTTGAACAGTCTACAAAGCGAAACAATAAAAGTAATGATAAAAAGCTGATTAAAGCTCTAAAAGAAGAATACGAAGAGTATATACATTTTCAGGAAGAAAAAGCCATTAAATCGGCTAATAATACCCAAATTGAAGCTTTTGAGAAGCAGGTTAAATCTAATATAGGCATGAGCCGTATCCTTATAAAAAAAGGAAAACTCGACAAAGAACATGATTTATACAAAGTTTTCTTTGGTGGTTTTTTATTGCCACGAGATGAAAACGACTTTGAAAAATGGGTATTGAACAATAAGGGTTTTCAGATTAAAAAAGACCTTAATAGTGACGAAGATTATGTAATTCTTGCCAAACAAAAATCAATATTCTAAATTCTTGATACAGTGTATTACATTGTCCGCTATTTGCATGTAATACATTAGAGTACATTAATCCTTATACAGTGTAATACATTGTCATATATTACTTAGTGTATGATGCTATCATACATTGTGTTACAATTTGTTTAAGTATATGGAAATCAACTATTTATAGTTTTTCTTAAAAGAATATTTGTTAGTTGGTTATATTTAATTATACAATGTGTTACATTTGCTTACAATATAGTATATTGTTAAACATAGTAAGATAAATACATACATGGCCAGATACATTACCTTTACAAATCAAAAAGGAGGAGTAGGAAAGACAACCAGTGTTTTGAATATAGGTGCTGCATTAGCAAGTAAAGGTTATAGAGTTCTTCTAATAGACCTTGATCCGCAAGGCAATCTAACACAATCTTTTATGACCGAAATGCCATCAGACACTATTTTCACAATTTTGATGAAAGAGTGTTCTTTAGAAGATGTGTTATTCCAAGTAAAAGAGAACTTGCTGCTAATACCATGTAGCTCAAAATTTGCAAATTTTGAAAGGCAATTTGCAGCAGATGCTGATAGCCAATACATCTTGACTGATCTATTAGAAGACATAGAAAAAGCTTATCCAGATCAACTTGATTTCATTATATTTGATACACCTCCTGCATTGGGATTGATCACCCTTAATGCCCTTGTTGCATGTAGAGAAGTATTTGTACCGATGAACTCACAAGAGTTTTCTTTAACTGGATTAGAGGCAGTAGTTGATGTTGTAAACCGGGTGCAAAAACGTGCAAATCCGAAGTTAAATATGAAAGGTATTTTCTTTACTCAACACAACCCAAGAAAATATATCAGTAGAAACATGGCAGATACATTAGCTGCAAGTTTTCCAGGTTTGCTGTTGCAGACTTATATTAGGAAAAATGTCGCATTGGAAGAGTCTCCAAGTCTTCGCCAAGATGTTTTCTTGTACGCACCAGAAAGCAATGGAGCTAGTGATTATGAAAATCTTACTAATGAAATTCTAAAAGTTTAAAATTATGGCTAAACGCAAAGACATAAATATTTTTGATCAGAGCCGAAAAGTTAAAGAGACCAAAAGGGTCTCCGATATGGATTATCTCGATGCTTTTGAGGAGCCTCCAGTTAGGAAAAAAGAAGAGGTAGTAGAGCCTAAGCTACAAGAATCGGCACCAGAAGAAACTTTTGAAAGTAAGAAAAAAGAGAGGGGTAAAAAAGATAAAGAGTGGGTGAGGTACACTTTTATTATAAAGCCAGAAAACCTTGAAGAACTAAAAGACATTGTGCATACAATTAAGAGTACGGGAGATTATCAGTATAGCCAAAAACAAGCGCTTGATGATGCCATAAAACTATTAAAAGCACAAACTCAAAAGAGAATAGGAGAGATTAAAAAGTTTAAAGGATAGGGTAGGAGTAGTACTTAAAAAATTTTATAGGATGAATAAATTTAGAATAGCAGCATTACGACAAGAGTTTGAAGCAGCAGCACTTAACATTGAAGGTACTGAATGTTGGTCTGCTAGAACTTTACAGAATTTATTAGGCTATACAAAATGGCAAAGGTTCGAAAATGCTATATCGAAAGCTATTACATCTTGTGAAAACGCAGGTATAACTGTGGAGGATCATTTTACCAGCGCCGGTAAAATGATAGAAACAGGTAAAGGAGCTCAAAGAGAGATCAAAGACTTTTTACTCACTCGTTATGCTTGCTATTTAATTGCCCAAAACGGAGATTCAAGGAAAGAAGAGATTGCATTTGCCCAAAGTT
It includes:
- a CDS encoding replication initiation protein, with product MSIKKNSLIVKSNDLINSRYSLSVSEMRLILLMVSQVSKDDEDFKTYRVQIKDFIESTGKKKNSQNLYSRAKEYSKQLMKRVLEIPQENGTHLQVTFLSSALYYPGQGYVDLRFDPSLKPYLLQLKSRFTSYDIRNVLSLRSFHSIRIYELLKQYEKIGNRTFKVDELKEILNIADNYSNYNLFKRRVIEQAQKELTKNCDITFQFEEIKLGRKVVEVKFTIIQQRTNLNEIIPILSPTQSTQDPDLIKEELMQMGISGEDAKLIVDQQKKDPVYLRELIQETQRKFEAGKVKNTGAYLAKLISTEAQVNSKYQKQAVETQKKKEVEQSTKRNNKSNDKKLIKALKEEYEEYIHFQEEKAIKSANNTQIEAFEKQVKSNIGMSRILIKKGKLDKEHDLYKVFFGGFLLPRDENDFEKWVLNNKGFQIKKDLNSDEDYVILAKQKSIF
- a CDS encoding ParA family protein, whose translation is MARYITFTNQKGGVGKTTSVLNIGAALASKGYRVLLIDLDPQGNLTQSFMTEMPSDTIFTILMKECSLEDVLFQVKENLLLIPCSSKFANFERQFAADADSQYILTDLLEDIEKAYPDQLDFIIFDTPPALGLITLNALVACREVFVPMNSQEFSLTGLEAVVDVVNRVQKRANPKLNMKGIFFTQHNPRKYISRNMADTLAASFPGLLLQTYIRKNVALEESPSLRQDVFLYAPESNGASDYENLTNEILKV
- a CDS encoding transposase, which gives rise to MLAVAWNIKLVYLPSYSSNLNMIERLWPPWNGNI